ataatatatatatatatacatatacatatccGAGTTGGCTGGCAAAGGTTCCTTAACTTTAAAGTCCACAATGCTGCGACGATGAAGTTGATCAATGTTGAAACAatataataagagtcactgcaatgggttgatgatgataaacagtcgatttcagcaatccatgggttgaaaagcgtccATTAAAAatggttgatgatctcgatgagaactgagaattactctctcaaaataactgcaaatagatcattgatgatatgcaaataatttcacggaagataaatgttgtattccagTTGGAAAAAAACTATgctctgacaaaaaaaatctgatgtgAGACTCTGgatctgatatgatgatgatgatgatgaaactgCCAGCTTATATATAAATTTCCACTATTCTGAAAGCTGGTATTGTCTTTATTAAAGAACATTCTCCTCCTATAGCAATCATAATTCTAGAAGACTCTtaaatgacctcagtgaaattaacaatgtaaacaacatagCTAATCCTACTGTCCCTTTCCATATATAAGGCCCTATTGTCTGCCAAGAATCACTGCCCTGCCTTATGCCTACATACCAAATCTTAATcaagacattctggaatattcttatTATGCAATTAACTCcttagagagagagagcgagagaaaaaaaactaacTGGATGAATGTTTATGTAATTTCTCTTACAATTTTTCGTATACATAGCAATGCAAACAATTAACATTTTGttaaacaattttgtttcttaCAGCTTTACTCGAGCTTCTCTGTGGCTTTTCAAAGGATCCCAGTCATCACAGGGTTGAAAGCACAGCGATGGAGATTCGTGAAATCACAGCACCGGGACAGAGAATTTACGAGCTGGGTCGCTATTCCTTTTTCGACATCCCAAACACGGGACGCGCTGACGGCAGACACGTGATCGTCTGGACTCGAATTGGCGGGAAATACCTGATCACTTTGCAAAGTATAAACCCGATTACATGAGGGTGATCGTATGCAGGTGTTTTCTACATCGCAACAGCATTTAAACTCTaaacagaatgaaaataaatagccATAAGAGCAGACTTTTCTTGTGAAGAAGTAAGCCTAGATTGTTTAGATATTGCActagaaattatttttcttctattttctgAGTAACTTAGAGGCACGGGACACTGTTTTTCCTCCGAATGTGGTGCACGATTCTCATTAAACAgtaaaaattatgaatgaaGAGATCAAATAGATAGAGTACAGCAAGCTGACATTTACTAACAAACATCGCCGTACGATTGTGACTCCTCCGGTTGCAGTGCAATAGCTATTTTGTCACCGTGTCTTCTGTGACAAGTTAGAACCGCTTAAGCCCGCGTGTCATCCTTTATTCAAAGTAAAATGCCTTGCACAAGGATAGGAGTGCTGTGTCAGGAATCGAACCCCAGATTTCTATGTCATGTTGAACACACTCATGAAATTCTTGAGAGATCGTCCATTCGATAGTCACAAGCGATATTCTTAGGTCGAAGGTGAAGTGATTCTTATAAGGCTTATGATGTAAGCTCGATTTAAAGATCACGTTtctaaaatcatgaatatacCAATAACTTCATCTCGACTATGATAATAACTTCATGTAGAATAGAACATATACAGCACCAGTTGGATGGGTGTTTTCACCAAGCTGTCCGTAAGTATACGAGTTCCTTCACGAACGACTGTTGATCCCTTTTCTTGTGGTAAAACTAAATGATGCGTACCAggttgcataaaaattttgacataaaaaataTGGCAAATAAATTTATGTCACGCCACTTACACATAAAAAACtcttggcaaaaaaaaatctgagtttttcttttatgcaacaggcccctgatttCCATTGGTGTTCACGTTGATTTAGTTTCTAAGAAAAGATAATCAGTCGatcgttcgtaaagtcgctcgtaactttCAAACAGctcgtaacttacaaacaacAACGTATAaacacatattcattacaaaatCTGCATTTCAGCTCAAAGATGAGTTGGATAAAACATGTaatgtattgatatttttttccttttttgtcagCGGTTTGTTGAATCATGGAAATCCTTTGAAAATATGTATCGAATAGAAATATGTTGTTTGATTATGGTGTGTATGTATACTCCGAGGCCCGGGATCACCATGGAGCGCTATCAGGAATATCGCTATCTAAACCATGTAAACGTAATTTATCAAGCTCCACTCTGAAAGTAAGTATAATtaccaatgggtgatttcaagtacggtgttgaccttttggtgttggtgttaggtcaatttttacacgattataacaccaaacataaaatgaagatggtcctgaaaagtaagtcactagttgttgaggtgTTAATAATGTGAAGTGGATCATTTTTGCAAACTCTGAAGTTTTGGAGccaggggaagcaatccaaatttcaacaccaacaccaaggccaacactggccttgaaatcacccaatgtacaTGACCCCTTGATTAATGTAATGATTTATTATAGATTGTAATCATTAATCGTcgacgtcatcatcatcatcatcatgatcgtcatcgtcgtcatcatcataatcatcatcatcatcatcatcatcaccgccaccaccaccaccataccaccaccatcacatcatcataatcattcaccgttatcattattattattattattgttaatattattttttatccttGTTACCattgcaatattctttttttctgagAGAATCATGTGCATTACAATATTGCAAATCAGAATTCTCATATCAGTACACAGTTCGCACTTTGACATATCCCAAATATTTTATCTAATCAACGTCCTGGATGTTGTGAATGATGAAGTTTGATTTTGACGGATTGGATGgtgttattttttattgcaatttgtaactGACTCGGCTTCACTGTTCATATTCTTTCTCGGTATTTTCTGCAATAAAAATTATATAGCACAGagatattattataaaatattaagAAGGCTTTCTCTATGAGAAAAATTATTTCTAATGAGATTGAAAAGTGTATAGATATACACTGTAagaatgaagtgctaatttaacaCTAAATGTCCTTGTATAGTAACTGCACTTTGAGTGCTGATTTagtcattcaaatttgaactagaaaatcagcactcaaagtgcagtcactatacaaggacattaaaggaaaccaaaacccaagaagagaagcaatcttattgaaaagattaaaatgagaggaacaatttaaagagagtttcatcaaaatgtgttatgaaataagcaatttATGGACGTTTAAcaagtcttgtactttctatggggatcctcatatttgcaaacgtgcttcaaaatggctgattctGTGGACAactttgttttgtacacaaattttcatattttcccctttattttacatatttcacattatctcctcctgaccttggcAGATGTGGTGTCAATtacattttcccatgacattatgttgtgctcagaaggaggcaaggtgcaatttgaaagataatgaggaaaatctaaatttgcacttcatttttagagtgtagaaaaGAATGCATTAATTTTACCAAACTCAAATAGAATGCTTTCATAGTGTGTGCTTTTTCAAAGGTGAATAATGTAAGCATCTCAAATAGTGCACGCCTTGATGGCCGGGGGCAGGTTTGCATCCCTAACACACTCGACACTACATTATGTGCGCCCCAGTCATGCCAGTGCCCTGATCAGTGTGTCGGCAAAGATCTGCATTCATACTATCAAATTACGACAATGCtggaataatggaaattttgaAATTAGATACTACCCCCGGTACTACCCACATCGCTTTAGAGTTGAAATTGTGATTACGTGCGATAatgcaaatgaataaaatgagaaaggaaTGGGAAtgaatgatattatttttgttggttttaatttcaaatacttaaaggacaagtccaccccaacaaaaacttgatttgaataaaaagagaaaaattcaacaagcataacactgaaaatttcatcaaaatcggatgtaaaataagaaagttatagcagtttaaagtttcgcttatgttcaacaaaatagttatatgaacgagccagttacatccaaatgagagagttgatgacatcactcactcactatttcttttgtattttattatatgaaatgtttttattttctcgtcattgtcatgtgaaatgaagtttcattcctccctgaacacgtggaattccattattttaacattttgtgcttcaggcaaggaggtcctaatcgtcaaattcgtaaaaactgaaatattgtataattcaaacaataaaaaacaaaagaaatagtgagtgagtgacatcatcgactctctcatttggatgtaactggctcgttcatataactattttgttgaaaataagcgaaactttgaaatgtcataactttcttattttacatccgattttgatgaaattttcagcatgtgcttgtctgatttttctctattgattcaaatcaaaatttttctgaggtggacttgacctttaagttgaATTTATAACAACAGTTTACTTTAGCATTTGTGATCGCTAATGAAAATGTGTATCAAATCGTTATTACCGAATAAAGAACGCAATACAAAACCTCTGAGATTCCTATTCAAGTCTAATTATaaagtttatttgaaaaaagaatCCGACAGCAGGCTTGCATAAGATGTGCCACTTCTTTTGTCCtttgattaatttttaattcttagtattttttctttatttctcttatCCCCCTTTACATTCGATCCCCCTTCTCTGTTCATATCTCTCCCCCCTCTCCAACTCCTGCAACCTCTTCCTTTCGCAGCAGATATTAGGTTTCCTTTATCATGTACTTGTTTCATCTGCCAATCCGTATCAGCAGGAACTACTGAAATCAGtctaaaaaggaataaaaacaagtgggcaattcaataaaaataatacagaaccctgtttaaaaatgaaaccaAATACAATTGTTTTTTTGCTCAATCCGAAAGAAATCTGATTTCATAATAATGCACATGTTCAAtcttcaccaaaaaaaaaaagaaagaaaaaaaggcacAAATCCttacattgtttgattttgcgAAATCCCTTTGTTACGTCACGCCTAGCTTTAAAGCATTTGGGCCAATCACACAACGCCGTCTGGAACTACTTCGCACAATAGTGTGATTTCATTGTTACGTCACCCCTAGCGCTCAAACTTTGCACCAATCAGAAACCGCAAAATGCGCCTTGACAGTGAAAGGCCAAGATGTAGCTAGGCGCTAAACAACACACAACACAACGCTATACTGAATGCCACCGAGCTAGAAGAGCGTTGACGAGATGCAATGTCTAAACCACTTGTTCTTATAATCGAGTTTTTAAAAGGGATGAGAAATGTAACAAAAGAGAGGAACAAAATAAAACCAGTTGGCAGATAAAGTAAGTTTAAATTCTCAcattagaaataataataacctaTCGATTTTTGGACTGTTTTAAAAGCTTTAAccttatcatgtttattagtCCAGTACTGGTTTTTCAAATAATAGTGATATAGTAAAACATATCCATACAGCGTACTTTTCTTCAGAgcaaattttgtcaaaaaatatacattaacaTTGGTTTAAAACTTGAACAAGCCATAAATAGAAGAGTACGATGAAGACACtctttcagaaaatattataCCATTATTGTTGGTTTTAAAAGAGTTGCATGTCAAACGAATGTAAGTTAATGTTTTAACCAACCCATTAGGTTGgtcaaaagaagaagaaaaaaaaagaagaggaggaggagagaagAAGAATTCATCCACGTTTTGGATAAATTGGATTTGAGGTTTAAAAGTTATGACCTAAATGTCcaaattttatatgaattttgataatttatttcCATGTTCTCAATTGAAATATGGccaaatataaattaaacattcttcattcatttcttttgtgATTGAATTAACCCAAATAAATTGTGTGGATTTTTATCTGTGGATATCTCGATAATGTTGATTTATTACTGATATAGTGATGTCTATAAAGCCCTGCATGCACAGCTTTCCTGAAAACTTTTCAAGTCCCTCCACTGATTTAGATcggtttccctttccttttagCTTTTAATAGTAAAATCTCATTAAATTCTCATCGATTTATACGTGAGAAAAATAGCCAAATCGTATAAGCAAACACACCACTCCAACTGCACCACTCAATAACATACAGTTCATCAAATGGAATGACAAGATATATCTGTTAATCATTATTTCCAGAAACGGATATTGATTCGGGAACGACAAAGAAAAACACATCTTCTAAAGACATGAATGCATCGCACGCATTGACAGGCAATAGCCAAACAACCGAAAGCGAAAAAGAACTTTGCCGTGAACAAGAGATAGCGTCCTTTACATCGTTACTCTCTGCAAG
This genomic window from Lytechinus variegatus isolate NC3 chromosome 10, Lvar_3.0, whole genome shotgun sequence contains:
- the LOC121423371 gene encoding uncharacterized protein LOC121423371 yields the protein MACSASSATTGNDELDVSITEAIIQAHSMYDELYNTRQLEKVVDCIYAEDCCVMMEGRDVIRGRKALLELLCGFSKDPSHHRVESTAMEIREITAPGQRIYELGRYSFFDIPNTGRADGRHVIVWTRIGGKYLITLQSINPIT